The following proteins are co-located in the Colletotrichum lupini chromosome 4, complete sequence genome:
- a CDS encoding phenylacetaldoxime dehydratase gives MELESAIPEWLRKERTVPARTPPGFTPPFELYSSRFPKTIKDIVMAIIGAQYASADLNDGGALKTIASFTTSDRVAPDSRPAFHEAAAVVDNRGFYNVAVFAYWPSKTAYEEWSTESGFRTWWSEAKPGDQPRHGWFLEVFLPTADRFETVFSTAVPEGAAHMRDSVSGPIKEHVYWGSMRDRLPVSQTDELLGDPEEESKQKANGSTSQNGETHLPERVRVQGKKNLTVIRSGQDWSAALPEERQIYLDAMQPPLTRGMEYLRDHGDEVGCFSCRFMEIVDPVTAKGGHDRTFGLAYFDNLASLERWSKEHRTHLAIFGEFAKYAKRLGDQMSLALFHEVLVLEPEQQVFEYIGCHDRTGMLSSLQ, from the coding sequence ATGGAACTCGAATCCGCAATCCCAGAATGGCTCCGCAAAGAGCGCACCGTACCTGCAAGGACACCACCCGGCTTCACGCCCCCCTTCGAGCTATACAGTTCGCGCTTTCCCAAGACCATTAAAGACATAGTCATGGCCATCATCGGCGCCCAGTACGCATCCGCAGACCTCAACGACGGCGGTGCCCTGAAGACGATAGCCTCCTTCACGACCTCCGACCGAGTCGCTCCGGACTCGCGCCCGGCCTTTCACGAAGCCGCTGCTGTGGTAGATAATCGGGGGTTCTATAATGTTGCTGTGTTTGCGTACTGGCCGAGCAAGACCGCGTACGAGGAGTGGTCTACTGAGAGCGGTTTCCGGACGTGGTGGAGTGAGGCGAAGCCCGGGGACCAGCCGCGGCATGGATGGTTCTTGGAGGTGTTTCTTCCGACGGCCGACCGGTTCGAGACTGTGTTCTCGACGGCCGTGCCGGAGGGTGCGGCACATATGAGAGACAGCGTCAGTGGACCCATCAAGGAACACGTCTACTGGGGGAGCATGAGAGATCGCCTGCCCGTATCCCAGACAGACGAACTTCTCGGAGATCCGGAAGAAGAAAGCAAGCAGAAGGCCAACGGATCAACGTCACAAAACGGTGAAACCCATCTGCCGGAGAGGGTCCGCGTACAAGGCAAGAAGAACCTCACCGTCATCCGCTCCGGACAGGACTGGTCCGCAGCGCTCCCCGAAGAGCGGCAAATCTACCTCGATGCGATGCAGCCGCCGCTGACCAGGGGCATGGAATACCTCCGCGACCACGGCGACGAGGTTGGCTGCTTCAGCTGCCGCTTCATGGAGATCGTCGACCCCGTGACGGCCAAGGGCGGGCATGATCGGACTTTCGGGCTGGCGTACTTTGACAACCTCGCCTCGCTGGAGCGCTGGAGTAAAGAGCACAGAACGCACCTGGCCATCTTTGGCGAGTTCGCAAAGTATGCCAAGAGGTTGGGGGATCAGATGTCCTTGGCATTGTTCCATGAGGTTCTGGTTCTGGAGCCTGAGCAGCAGGTCTTCGAGTACATTGGGTGTCATGATAGGACGGGGATGCTGAGTTCTTTGCAATGA
- a CDS encoding carbonic anhydrase yields MITTVFLGALLMASDVLACAGHQNHYAMADRKRAEMAPLPASDWAYEASFNWGRLNPNYTLCQTGTQQSPIALSLNNGLALNHILRFNYPNHTAGNFYNWGYGPAFTVTHPEGVYTGNPSFTYDDMKLYLKGWHIHSPADHSVNGDRSKAELHLVHVDEEGHEKAVLAIRLDPGNANNTFFNQLPPMIGFNDVGVQQEIEIDHMPALNSVLQFNEFWTYRGSLTSPPCHEGIRWFVARQVMFLGVDQMRAILGASTYSARAEQEVWQHRINE; encoded by the exons ATGATCACGACAGTATTCCTTGGCGCGCTGCTCATGGCGTCTGATGTCCTCGCATGTGCGGGACACCAGAACCACTATGCCATGGCAGACAGGAAGCGTGCAGAGATGGCTCCGTTGCCGGCTTCGGACTGGGCCTATGAGGCCTCGTTCAATTGGGGCCGCCTCAATCCAA ACTACACCTTGTGCCAGACCGGCACGCAGCAATCGCCCATTGCGCTCAGCCTCAACAACGGACTGGCGCTGAACCACATCCTCCGGTTCAACTATCCCAACCACACGGCGGGCAACTTTTACAATTGGGGCTACGGCCCCGCCTTCACCGTTACGCACCCGGAGGGCGTCTACACCGGCAACCCGTCCTTCACCTACGACGACATGAAGCTCTACCTTAAGGGCTGGCACATCCACTCGCCCGCCGACCACTCGGTTAACGGCGACAGGTCTAAGGCGGAGCTGCACCTCGTCCACGTGGATGAGGAGGGCCACGAGAAGGCCGTACTAGCGATCCGGTTGGACCCCGGCAACGCCAACAACACCTTCTTCAACCAGCTGCCGCCCATGATCGGCTTCAACGACGTCGGCGTCCAGCAGGAGATCGAGATTGACCACATGCCGGCGTTGAACAGCGTGCTGCAGTTCAACGAGTTCTGGACCTACCGCGGCAGCTTGACGAGTCCGCCCTGCCATGAGGGCATCCGCTGGTTCGTTGCGCGTCAGGTCATGTTTCTGGGCGTCGACCAGATGAGGGCCATTCTGGGCGCGAGCACATACAGCGCAAGGGCTGAGCAAGAAGTTTGGCAACATCGCATCAACGAGTGA